Proteins from a genomic interval of Triplophysa dalaica isolate WHDGS20190420 chromosome 21, ASM1584641v1, whole genome shotgun sequence:
- the nlgn1 gene encoding neuroligin-1 isoform X2 produces the protein MVFIHGGSYMEGTGNMFDGSILASYGNVIVITVNYRLGVLGFLSTGDQAAKGNYGLLDLIQALRWTSENIAFFGGDPLRITVFGSGAGASCVNLLTISHYSEGNRWSNSTKGLFQRAIAQSGTALSSWAVSFQPAKYARMLAKKVGCNLKDTVEMVECLQKKHYKELVEQDIQPARYHIAFGPVIDGDVIPDDPQILMEQGEFLNYDIMLGVNQGEGLKFVELIVDNENGVQANDFDYAVSSFVDDLYGYPEGKDILRETIKFMYTDWADRHNPETRRKTLLALFTDHQWVAPAVATADLHSSFGSPTYFYAFYHHCQTEQVPPWADAAHGDEIPYVFGLPMIGPTELFPCNFSKNDVMLSAVVMTYWTNFAKTGDPNQPVPQDTKFIHTKPNRFEEVAWTRYNQKDQLYLHIGLKPRVKEHYRANKVNLWLELVPHLHSLNEVTQIVSTTTKLPPPEVTPRTPKKIPVNTKRPYPTPFPTETQDSHNQNQNQPFLVDQRDYSTELSVTIAVGASLLFLNILAFAALYYKKDKRRHEVHRRCSPQRTTANELPHTQEEEIMSLQMKHSDLERECREAMHPHEVVLRTVCPPDYTLAMRRSPDDIPLMTPNTITMIPNSMPGLTSLHPYNSYSSGQNNTLPHPHPHSHSTTRV, from the exons GTTTCTTGAGCACAGGAGACCAGGCGGCCAAAGGAAACTACGGACTTCTTGATCTAATCCAGGCCCTGCGCTGGACGAGCGAAAACATTGCGTTCTTTGGGGGTGACCCTTTACGCATAACTGTTTTTGGGTCTGGAGCCGGGGCGTCGTGTGTCAACCTCCTGACTATTTCCCATTATTCTGAAGGTAACCGTTGGAGCAATTCAACCAAAG GTCTTTTCCAAAGGGCCATAGCCCAAAGTGGCACAGCCTTGTCCAGCTGGGCTGTCAGCTTTCAACCAGCCAAGTATGCCCGCATGCTGGCCAAGAAGGTTGGGTGCAACCTCAAAGATACAGTGGAGATGGTAGAGTGCCTACAGAAAAAACACTACAAAGAGTTAGTGGAGCAGGACATCCAGCCCGCTCGCTACCACATCGCCTTCGGTCCTGTCATTGATGGCGATGTTATCCCTGACGACCCTCAGATCCTCATGGAACAAGGGGAGTTCCTCAATTATGACATCATGCTGGGCGTCAACCAGGGCGAGGGGCTAAAGTTTGTGGAACTCATCGTGGACAACGAGAATGGCGTGCAAGCCAATGATTTCGACTACGCCGTGTCGAGTTTCGTGGACGATTTGTACGGTTATCCAGAGGGGAAGGACATTCTGCGGGAGACTATTAAGTTTATGTACACTGACTGGGCAGATCGTCACAACCCGGAGACCAGGAGAAAGACCCTGCTGGCTCTGTTCACAGATCATCAGTGGGTGGCACCAGCAGTGGCCACCGCCGACCTTCACTCCAGCTTTGGCTCCCCTACTTATTTCTATGCGTTCTACCATCACTGCCAAACAGAGCAGGTGCCTCCCTGGGCTGACGCAGCGCATGGTGATGAGATCCCCTATGTGTTTGGGCTTCCCATGATTGGTCCAACCGAACTCTTCCCTTGCAACTTTTCCAAAAATGATGTGATGCTCAGTGCGGTTGTGATGACATACTGGACAAACTTTGCAAAGACCGG tgatcCCAACCAGCCAGTTCCACAAGACACCAAGTTCATCCACACCAAACCCAACCGCTTTGAGGAAGTGGCATGGACACGTTACAACCAGAAGGACCAGCTATACCTTCACATTGGCTTGAAGCCCCGTGTCAAGGAACATTACCGTGCCAATAAAGTCAACCTGTGGCTGGAACTGGTGCCTCATCTCCACAGCCTCAACGAGGTCACCCAGATAGTTTCCACTACCACTAAGTTGCCTCCACCCGAGGTTACTCCCCGTACACCAAAGAAGATCCCAGTCAATACCAAGAGGCCCTACCCCACGCCGTTCCCCACGGAAACGCAGGACAGCCACAACCAGAATCAGAACCAACCCTTTCTGGTAGACCAGCGGGACTATTCCACCGAGCTCAGTGTCACCATCGCCGTGGGTGCTTCATTGCTCTTCCTCAACATCTTGGCTTTCGCAGCGCTGTACTACAAGAAAGATAAACGGAGACATGAGGTTCATCGACGCTGCAGCCCGCAAAGGACCACCGCCAATGAGCTGCCCCACACGCAGGAGGAGGAAATCATGTCTCTCCAAATGAAACACAGCGATCTGGAGAGGGAATGTCGAGAGGCCATGCACCCCCATGAGGTGGTCCTGAGAACTGTCTGCCCACCCGATTACACGCTCGCGATGCGCCGTTCGCCGGACGACATCCCGCTCATGACCCCAAACACCATTACAATGATTCCCAACAGCATGCCGGGCCTTACCTCTTTACACCCGTATAACAGCTACTCCAGCGGACAGAATAACACCCTTCCCCATCCACATCCCCATTCACACTCCACCACCAGAGTATag